Part of the Ctenopharyngodon idella isolate HZGC_01 chromosome 8, HZGC01, whole genome shotgun sequence genome, AATGCAGATGTTTCTTTATCTACAAGTAAGGATAAATCTTCAGCAATACCTGACGTTaaaaagactaaaaataaagctaaacgAAGAAAATACAGTAGTGACTACCTAGCACTAGTCTATATCTGTTGAATTCTTGAAAGTAATGGCcagtcagaggtgtttaagttcaAAACACTGGAGTATTTGTTCAGTGCTGAGTTATACAAATCCGCAAATAGTCTCATTTAACGAACAAGGTGTAGACATGATGTAAAGAAATTTATTGTGCAGAGTAGACTGCTTCTTTTATTAAAGGCCACATACATGCTGCAAATGTGGAATTCACCCCTTTTCCACCTTCGGGCCACACGGTTCTCATTGCATGACCATTCCATTCCATGCCGATCTGGGCCAGCTGGTACGGTtacggtttcattttccactgtggggctgataacggccactctttggaatgtaatataaAAGCGTCAGTCATTGCCTTGGTAACGCAACAATTTACTTAGACAACTGTGCCAAGAATTCCAGGCTGAGAGCGTTTTGTAATCGTGCTGTGCCATACCAGGCTCAAGTGGAGACACAACTGTAACCATTCCTTTCCATTCTaagaaccgttcggcccgaTGGTGGAAAAGTGGTTTATGTGACCCAAATAGTGGGGTCCATTAAAATTCTTGCAGTGGGCCGTGGAAACGTACATGTTTGGTTGTGTGGGCCGTGAGTTGGAaaaggttgggaaacactgcggTAGACCAATctcaacagactgggccatctaaccaatcagagcagaggaagCTCTCAAAAAGGAGGGATTtcgagagactgaatcctttatcaaaccatttcagacactgtgagaaaagagatgAGGCtgtaatgtatattatgagaaaatgaaagtgttttttgaccttgaatccacgtaaacctgttgtaggagacctccaaaacaaaattaggaacttttaaaatagcataagaGACACTTTAATCTAACTCTTGATGTCTGTTTCAGCCACTGGGATATAGGTCAACCAGATGACTGGGATGTCCGTGTGAATGGTGAGGACTGTGTGCAGCTCCATGCTCGGATAATTGAGGAAAGACGGAGGCTGTGGAATGATGCAGACTGTACGCTCTCTTACCCTTACATCTGTGAGGGCAAACCCAAGAACCACTGACAAATAACAACTAAGCtcaaacactgcaaaaatctgtttcttaagcagcatttttgtctctttttccagtaaaaatatctaaacattcttattTGAGGTGCAAGATTGTAGATAATAGACTTATGAGAAGATACATCTTGAATATGAAGTTAAATTAAAGTTTTCTGCAaatagtttaaagggttagttcacccaaaaatgaaaataatgtcattttttactcacccgtaagaccttcgttcatcttcggaacacaaattaagatattttgattaaatccgatggctcagtgaggcctctatagacagcaatgccactgaaaatctcaagatccataaaggtactaaaaacatatttaaaacagttcatgtgagttcagtggttctatcttaatattataaagcgacaagaatactttttgtgcgccaaagtcacgtgatttcagcagtttagccgtttgataggagatccgaatcactgattcgaaacaaaagaatCGTAAAGCTCcagagcagtgttttgaaatcggccatcacgagatattgttaaaaagtcgttattttgttttttcgcacaaaatgtattctcgtctctttataatattaaggtagaaccactgtactcacatgaactgatttaaatatgttttagtacctttattgaccttgagagtttcaatggctttgctctctatagaggcctcactgagccatcagatttcatcaaaaatatcttaatttgtgttccgaagatgaacgaaggtcttacgggtgtagaacgacatgagggtgagtaataaatgacattattttcatttttgggtgaactaaccctttaaaacagtttatcaATGAGACAAGATTAATAAACCTTATCTAAGgaaattttgcttctcaagtaaatttaaggatgtttagatgtttttattaGAAAGACtgaagaaaattatttttcagtgtatGAAACATAATGTAACATATTATTTCAAAAATTAATGTGACAGTCAACTAGTATCCATGCAGGATTACactaattttttttagtgtttaatttattaaatgttttattatgattCTGTCAATAATGGCATGTAAATACTTAACTTGCAAAAGTAATTTtcttaaatagtatttttgaccgaatttacttgagaagcaattgcataagacttgttttcagatAATTTATAATACGGTTTGTTTCTTCCCCTATTGGGAAattgtttttagttgttttaagcataaacctcaTAAAACCAGAATAACTGCCAATGGAAagaaaattaaacttaattcTTATGAACATATATCCTctaaaaaaaacagttcttaATATATAAAACTTCAAATCTAACTTAgacatttttactggaaaacagacaaaaatattaagaaaattatattaaatatttttaattgcatGAATGTACATACCATTAAATAATCTCTCTGCTATGAATCAAATAACAATTAGtatgaagacacacacacacacacacacacacacacacacaaaaactgttaCATGATATACCATTGCTAAGTTTAATGAGACTTTATGGACAGTCTTAAAACTTTATCACGTGTCAGGTCATTTGCAGTTTTGACTAGGATAGTGCTCGTGCTCTGGGTTGTAACCCGCTTGTGCAAAGCATTCGGCTGCTTTTCTGTCACATTCACAGATGAACATCTCACAGGGGCGATTCTTGTCAGCTgcaagagacaaaaaaaaacagcagtccaACTATGTGCCACAATCCAGATGCAGTTCAGGTCTCAATTACAAACAGCTTTCAGGTAGAATTCTTTAGCACAGTTTGTCCTACTGAGTCCTACAGTCTCTCCTACAGCTAACAggaaacattctcagaacttccctaatgttctggcaaggttttctcagagttatgaacaaacattcttgcagtaacgttaatagaacatttgttcaaagttatctggtctttaaaaaaatttatcatgtctaacatttttaaatacttgtttcaaaatgttcagagaacattcaaaagtaatgttcCCATAATATTTGTAAAGtagaatgttcccttaacgtctgcataaccaagaaaaaaatgtttttaaaacgttTAAAAAACTGGACAGAGAATgttcagaaataaaatattcataaccTAATGGAAACGTTggcaaaatgttcttagaacatatttttgttatctGGGGACTTACCATTGCAGGTGACTTTCTTTGCCGGTTTGTCACATGAGAATGAATAGACTTCACTGTAGGGGTTGTCTAAGATACCCCAGCAGTCATCATGTTGCCATGAGtctgaataacactgatcatgcACCTGACAGCACCTAGAGAGGAATAGTGAATGCAGTGGGCATGTTTATAAAGTTTGTCACCGTCACTTTttgattaataattatattttaagagaTATGTGTTACATGGAATCAgatcctgatggacaaaatcaagtcctgtcctACGATATTTCTTtttcgagaagctgtttcactcacaTTAGGGAAGatcttccatttcatgccaactttaatttGTACAACGTGCAGTTTTCTGTATTTATAGTTACAAAGTGTGCACTAATCTTTTCAGTCTGAGCAGGCCTAAGTGTGACAGACAAAACTGATTCAAATGATTGATTCCAGTGTCTCTGTAATCTGACCTGTCCAGTTCATCCACCGGTGTGCCCGAGCCTCCCTTGCCGCAGTAGCATCCGTAGTCTGCGTAATCCAGTGCAGGCCAGCTATCAGGGATGGTACAGAGGATCATGGACCTGAACTGCCACAGCGCACGGTAGTCTAGAGTCGCCAGCACTGTTAAACAGTGATAGTTTATTAGTGCTGATTAGAATcaaaataatatgtaaataacaGACTGTGATACTTAATCACCAACTGTTATATATACACTGAACTGTCTAACAAAggcaaaaatgcttttaaatttcagtcttttcACACCaagctatcatatggcttcagaataG contains:
- the LOC127517530 gene encoding phospholipase A2, minor isoenzyme-like isoform X1, coding for MNTFLSLVVLSVSLPTLLATLDYRALWQFRSMILCTIPDSWPALDYADYGCYCGKGGSGTPVDELDRCCQVHDQCYSDSWQHDDCWGILDNPYSEVYSFSCDKPAKKVTCNADKNRPCEMFICECDRKAAECFAQAGYNPEHEHYPSQNCK